A region of Micromonospora sp. WMMD882 DNA encodes the following proteins:
- a CDS encoding branched-chain amino acid aminotransferase, with product MSGGDKLEFEIRRNPAPVAAADRAALLADPGFGRVFTDHMVTIRYADGKGWYDARVEARAPIPMDPASAVLHYAQEIFEGLKAYRTADGGVTLFRPDANAARFVASARRLAMPPLPPEVFLDSLHKLIEIDQEWVPSGVDGSLYLRPFMFASEVFLGVRPAMEYLYVLIASPVGSYFSSGVQPVRVWVSPDYTRAAPGGTGAAKCGGNYAASLVAQAEAIEHGCDQVVFLDAVERRFVDELGGMNVFFVYDDDTLVTPPLTGTILPGITRESVLTLAGAAGLTVVERPVSFADWQADAESGRLREVFACGTAAVITPIGHVRFPDREFAVGAGQSGRVTMGLRQQLVDLQRGVAADPHGWVRRVL from the coding sequence AAGCTCGAATTCGAGATCCGTCGGAACCCCGCGCCGGTAGCCGCCGCCGACCGGGCCGCCCTGCTGGCCGATCCCGGGTTCGGCCGGGTGTTCACCGACCACATGGTCACGATCCGCTACGCCGACGGCAAGGGCTGGTACGACGCCCGGGTCGAGGCGCGCGCGCCGATCCCGATGGACCCGGCCAGCGCGGTGCTGCACTACGCGCAGGAGATCTTCGAGGGGCTCAAGGCGTACCGGACGGCCGACGGCGGGGTGACGCTGTTCCGGCCGGACGCCAACGCCGCCCGGTTCGTCGCCTCGGCGCGACGGCTGGCCATGCCGCCGCTGCCGCCGGAGGTGTTCCTCGACTCGCTGCACAAGCTGATCGAGATCGACCAGGAGTGGGTTCCCTCCGGTGTGGACGGCAGTCTCTACCTGCGGCCGTTCATGTTCGCCAGTGAGGTCTTCCTCGGTGTCCGGCCGGCGATGGAGTACCTCTACGTCCTGATCGCCTCGCCGGTCGGGTCGTACTTCAGCAGTGGGGTGCAGCCGGTCCGGGTCTGGGTCTCCCCGGACTACACCCGGGCCGCGCCCGGCGGCACCGGCGCGGCCAAGTGCGGCGGCAACTACGCGGCCTCGCTGGTCGCCCAGGCCGAGGCGATCGAGCACGGCTGTGACCAGGTGGTCTTCCTGGACGCCGTGGAGCGGCGCTTCGTCGACGAGTTGGGCGGCATGAACGTCTTCTTCGTCTACGACGACGACACCCTGGTCACCCCGCCGTTGACCGGCACCATCCTGCCCGGAATCACCCGTGAGTCGGTGCTGACCCTGGCCGGCGCGGCCGGGCTGACCGTGGTCGAGCGGCCGGTCAGCTTCGCCGACTGGCAGGCCGACGCGGAATCCGGGCGGCTGCGTGAGGTCTTCGCCTGCGGCACCGCCGCCGTGATCACGCCGATCGGGCACGTCCGGTTCCCCGACAGGGAGTTCGCCGTCGGGGCCGGTCAGTCGGGTCGGGTCACGATGGGCCTGCGTCAGCAACTGGTCGACCTGCAACGCG